GCTCGCGATTGACCGGCAGCCAGCTCTCGTCATAGTCGAGCAGCGTGCCGTCCTTGTCGAAGAGGATGCCTTTGATAGGGGACGCTACCGACATCTTCGCTCCTCAGACCTGGGCCACGGCCTTGGGCAGCAGCCGCGCCTTCACCGTCAGCGGATTGATATAGGGTTCCAGGCCCTTCACTGTCGCTGTCAGCGCGCCGCGCATTTCGTGCACGGCGGTGATGCCGGCCTCGATCATATTGCGGCGGGCGTCGTCGTTGATCAGCAGATAATGCACGCCCTTGGCCAGCATTTCGGTATCGCGCACCATGCGGGCGCTGCCGCTGCGGGCAAGCTTCTGATAGGCATCGCGGAAATTCTGCACATGGCCGCCGGAGAGAATGGCGCAGCCAAGCATGGCGGGCTCCAGCGGGTTCTGGCCGCCTTCGGCAAAGAGCGAGCGGCCGACGAAGGCGATTTCCGTCAGTCTCAAATAGAGACCCATTTCGCCGATCGTGTCGCCAAGGAAGATATCGACATCGGCGGACAAGACATCGTCGCGGGTGCGGCGGGCGACCTTCAGCCCCTGCTTGACCAGGGCCGCCTCGATCTCGTCGCTGCGCTCGGGATGGCGCGGCACGATGATCGTCAACTGGCGGTCGCGCTCCCTGAGCGCCCGGTGAACGATGGCGGCGGCGTTCTCCTCGCCGTCGAAGGTCGAGATTGCCGCCCAGGTCTTGCGCTCGCCGATCTGCTTCTTGTAGCGGGCGAAGACAGCGCTGTCATAGGGCGGTGCGTCGGTATCGACCTTCAGATTGCCCGAGGTGATGACGGGGACGGCGCCGAGATCGCGGAAGCGTTCGGCATCGACATCCGACTGGGCGATGACGAGGGCGAGATTCTCGAACAAGGCTTCGGCGATCGCCGGGCGGCGACGCCAGCGGGCAAAGGAGCGGTCCGACATGCGGGCATTGATCAGGATCTGCGGAATGCGGCGGCGGCCGAGCTCCAGCACCGTTGCCGGCCAGATCTCGGATTCGGCGATGATGGCGCAATCGGGCTGCCAATAATCGAGGAAGCGGCTGACGGAGGGCTTCAGGTCGAGCGGCACATATTGATGGATCGCTTCCTGGCCGAGGCGCTCGGCGGCGAGCTTGGCCGACGTGATG
The nucleotide sequence above comes from Rhizobium indicum. Encoded proteins:
- the waaA gene encoding lipid IV(A) 3-deoxy-D-manno-octulosonic acid transferase; protein product: MSSRMARFGLNAYRLAGTVASPVVGLYITYRTAKGKEDRARRLERFGYPSANRPQGPLIWFHAASVGETNAVIPLIREIRRRDIHVILTTGTITSAKLAAERLGQEAIHQYVPLDLKPSVSRFLDYWQPDCAIIAESEIWPATVLELGRRRIPQILINARMSDRSFARWRRRPAIAEALFENLALVIAQSDVDAERFRDLGAVPVITSGNLKVDTDAPPYDSAVFARYKKQIGERKTWAAISTFDGEENAAAIVHRALRERDRQLTIIVPRHPERSDEIEAALVKQGLKVARRTRDDVLSADVDIFLGDTIGEMGLYLRLTEIAFVGRSLFAEGGQNPLEPAMLGCAILSGGHVQNFRDAYQKLARSGSARMVRDTEMLAKGVHYLLINDDARRNMIEAGITAVHEMRGALTATVKGLEPYINPLTVKARLLPKAVAQV